From Paenibacillus physcomitrellae, the proteins below share one genomic window:
- a CDS encoding type II toxin-antitoxin system PemK/MazF family toxin, with amino-acid sequence MSEDGHVTSPKRVPVQRDRFARLKKQKEEQILKWKPIKIQLAHYWIDNEKTQMSRKMTRGAVHFCNFGENIGCEQNEERPVIIISNNTVNSTSGNVLVIPLTKNLKAKTNFKTGQAVLTKDGMPVPRFQSHYFLFKHKYDFLAFDSAAKTEETTSVSKVRLKEHLGNLDEEDINRLENRVKWTFGL; translated from the coding sequence ATGAGCGAAGACGGACATGTAACTTCACCCAAACGTGTACCGGTCCAGCGTGACCGATTTGCAAGACTCAAGAAGCAGAAGGAAGAACAAATTCTGAAATGGAAGCCGATTAAGATCCAGCTGGCCCATTATTGGATCGACAATGAGAAGACGCAAATGAGCCGAAAAATGACAAGAGGCGCGGTGCATTTTTGCAACTTTGGTGAAAATATCGGCTGCGAGCAAAACGAGGAACGCCCGGTTATCATTATCTCCAATAATACGGTAAATTCGACCTCCGGCAACGTGCTGGTGATCCCTTTAACCAAAAATTTAAAAGCCAAAACCAACTTTAAAACCGGACAAGCCGTATTAACCAAAGACGGAATGCCGGTGCCCAGATTCCAAAGTCATTATTTCCTTTTTAAGCATAAATACGATTTTCTGGCCTTTGATTCGGCTGCCAAAACCGAAGAAACGACATCTGTCAGCAAAGTACGACTCAAGGAACATCTCGGCAATCTGGACGAAGAAGACATCAACCGCCTTGAAAACCGTGTCAAATGGACGTTTGGACTTTGA
- a CDS encoding TetR/AcrR family transcriptional regulator: MPRAGLDEAHVLQAAAGLADSLGAEAVTLALLAKELNVRPPSLYNHIKGLPDLRIKLAVYGLQMMYTVMSQALAASRNSRNDNVTGTRTGDGAAIYAIVEAYLAFAEEHPGLYELAQRPLEPAVQTAGEPVVELMLEQMNLRGIYGDQAIHAVRGLRSILHGFVSLSQGEGFGLPYAWKESLHYTLEAFLNGLEHAFKGKEQK; encoded by the coding sequence ATGCCTAGAGCAGGATTGGATGAAGCCCATGTCCTCCAGGCTGCAGCCGGGCTTGCCGACTCTCTGGGAGCGGAAGCGGTGACGCTGGCCCTGCTGGCGAAGGAGCTGAATGTCCGGCCGCCATCCTTGTATAACCATATTAAAGGGCTGCCGGATCTGCGCATTAAGCTGGCCGTTTACGGTTTACAAATGATGTATACAGTGATGAGCCAGGCGCTGGCAGCCAGCCGGAACAGCCGGAACGACAACGTAACAGGCACCAGAACTGGCGATGGTGCAGCTATCTACGCGATCGTGGAGGCCTATCTGGCTTTTGCCGAAGAGCATCCGGGTTTGTATGAACTGGCCCAGCGTCCGCTGGAACCGGCAGTCCAGACAGCCGGAGAACCCGTCGTCGAACTGATGCTGGAGCAGATGAATCTGAGAGGGATTTATGGTGATCAAGCTATCCATGCGGTACGCGGATTAAGGAGCATTTTACATGGCTTTGTTTCGCTTTCACAGGGGGAGGGCTTTGGTCTTCCTTATGCATGGAAGGAAAGTCTGCATTATACCCTGGAAGCGTTTCTGAACGGACTGGAGCATGCCTTTAAAGGCAAGGAACAGAAATAG
- a CDS encoding MBL fold metallo-hydrolase encodes MKLTPCKQMMQISFLPHLFPVNCYLVELEEELILIDAALPYSAKGILKAVRQMGKPLSTLVLTHAHDDHVGALVSLKEALPDVQIVISERDSRLLAGDRSLNAEEPQTPIRGSVPKGIRTKADRLLRDGDRVGPLLAISCPGHTPGSMSFYDERTGSLIAGDAFQLRGGIAVSGRLKPAFPFPALATWNAEEAVRSARKLIEWKPTLLAVGHGRVLPDPVPAMQKAIAEAERAIEAGRNTVAKGGGKRDA; translated from the coding sequence ATGAAGCTAACCCCTTGCAAGCAAATGATGCAGATAAGTTTTCTGCCCCATCTATTCCCGGTAAACTGTTATCTGGTGGAGCTGGAGGAGGAGCTGATTTTAATTGACGCAGCACTTCCTTACAGCGCCAAGGGCATCTTAAAGGCGGTCCGGCAGATGGGCAAACCCCTAAGTACCCTAGTGCTGACCCATGCGCACGATGATCATGTGGGGGCTCTTGTTTCGCTAAAAGAGGCCCTTCCCGATGTTCAGATCGTCATCTCGGAACGGGATTCCCGGCTCCTGGCCGGAGACCGGTCGCTGAATGCTGAAGAACCGCAAACTCCGATACGCGGCTCAGTTCCGAAGGGGATCCGGACGAAGGCGGACCGTCTGCTTCGTGACGGAGACCGGGTGGGTCCGCTGCTGGCTATCAGCTGTCCCGGGCATACGCCGGGCTCCATGTCTTTCTACGATGAGCGGACCGGCAGCCTGATTGCAGGAGATGCCTTCCAGCTTCGAGGGGGCATCGCGGTGTCCGGGCGTTTAAAGCCCGCCTTCCCGTTTCCGGCCCTTGCCACCTGGAATGCCGAAGAAGCCGTTCGGTCCGCCCGCAAATTAATCGAATGGAAGCCCACTTTGCTGGCTGTCGGCCATGGGCGTGTTTTGCCTGATCCGGTACCTGCCATGCAGAAGGCTATAGCTGAAGCTGAACGGGCGATCGAGGCCGGCCGCAATACGGTGGCGAAGGGCGGAGGGAAAAGGGATGCCTAG
- a CDS encoding GGDEF domain-containing protein, which produces MISSRNPTKAVGLIGRKLGQFHFPQESKDFIYYLKLKPKPEIMFACPPLEKILGPERGRQAYKSPELLFSLLHPEDYERFISRFQEAADIGGPLVCRLRLQGDEYTWFEDYLSPVYKKGKMIAIQGILRNVQDKMEMQEQLKYRVAHDSMTGVHSREFFEEQLALLDQREDLSLTLVVCDMDNLKVINDTLGHKMGDAYIKSAAAMLKQFASEDVLISRIGGDEFSLLVLNRTREGGEALIRKMKETAAVTPGVAPGSFMSISIGHAYTERAYGQVEALFLEADRQMYASKQAKRKEEAKPGGSGHALGLLSGDWSKANQT; this is translated from the coding sequence GTGATCAGCAGTAGAAACCCGACAAAAGCGGTAGGCTTAATAGGCAGAAAGTTGGGGCAGTTCCATTTTCCCCAGGAATCAAAAGATTTTATCTATTATCTCAAGCTGAAGCCGAAACCCGAAATCATGTTTGCCTGTCCTCCACTTGAGAAAATACTGGGTCCCGAACGGGGGAGACAGGCTTATAAAAGTCCTGAGCTGTTATTCTCCTTATTGCATCCGGAGGATTATGAACGGTTTATAAGCAGATTTCAGGAAGCGGCCGACATTGGGGGACCGCTCGTTTGCCGTTTAAGGCTTCAAGGGGATGAGTATACCTGGTTTGAGGATTATTTGAGTCCCGTCTATAAGAAGGGCAAAATGATCGCGATTCAGGGGATTCTGCGGAATGTACAGGATAAAATGGAAATGCAGGAGCAGCTCAAATACCGGGTAGCTCATGACTCTATGACCGGCGTCCACAGCCGGGAGTTCTTTGAAGAACAGCTGGCTCTTCTGGACCAAAGGGAAGACCTGTCTTTGACCTTGGTCGTCTGCGATATGGATAACCTGAAGGTAATAAACGATACGCTGGGACATAAGATGGGGGATGCCTATATCAAATCGGCGGCGGCCATGCTGAAGCAGTTTGCTTCTGAAGACGTCCTGATCAGCCGGATCGGCGGAGATGAATTTTCGCTGCTCGTTCTGAACCGCACCCGTGAGGGAGGAGAAGCCTTGATCCGAAAAATGAAAGAGACAGCGGCGGTAACGCCCGGCGTTGCGCCAGGGTCTTTCATGAGTATCTCTATCGGTCATGCTTATACGGAACGTGCTTATGGACAAGTAGAAGCCTTGTTTCTGGAAGCGGATCGCCAAATGTATGCCTCCAAACAGGCCAAAAGAAAGGAAGAGGCCAAGCCCGGAGGAAGTGGACATGCTCTGGGTCTTCTTTCGGGAGACTGGTCAAAAGCCAATCAAACATAA
- a CDS encoding YqkE family protein — MAKKNQGSRPVAGREDNQAATLKDLLNPAVVSKLKEQAAEMKREEETRKEEERKRVEEARRQEQKKLESSFEYLLNNSSQDWKKFK; from the coding sequence ATGGCGAAGAAAAATCAAGGCTCGCGTCCGGTGGCCGGACGTGAAGACAATCAAGCTGCTACACTTAAGGATCTGCTGAATCCGGCTGTGGTCAGCAAGCTGAAGGAACAGGCTGCGGAAATGAAACGCGAAGAAGAAACCCGCAAGGAAGAAGAGCGGAAGCGTGTGGAGGAAGCCCGCAGGCAAGAGCAGAAGAAGCTGGAGAGCAGCTTTGAATATCTGCTTAACAACAGCTCGCAGGATTGGAAGAAATTCAAATAA
- a CDS encoding MFS transporter, producing the protein MSSLDLFRQPKQRKLLFSAGFSWLFDAMDVGLLSFVVTDLAKKWSLTSSQIGVLTSINAVGMVFGAALAGIFADRFGRKTILLWTLLIFSVASGLSALAASFAVLCLLRFIVGVGLGGELPVASTLVSESVAVKDRGRAVVLLESFWAVGWIAAAVVAYFVIPKYGWQAAFVIGAVPALYGLYLRRAIEDSPEYLNRRREPKLSFGERFARVWSKEARRSTLMLWILWFTVVFSYYGMFLWLPTVMEAKGYSMVRSFEYVLLMTIAQLPGYFTAAYLIEKLGRKFVLVVYLLMTALSALWFGHAASEASLLTAGICLSFFNLGAWGAMYAYSPEQYPTKLRATGVGMATAFGRIGGVIGPLLVGLMRDQSVPIATIFTMFFITVLVGAAAVLFLGKETKGLEINE; encoded by the coding sequence ATGAGCAGTTTGGATTTGTTCCGGCAGCCCAAGCAGCGTAAACTTCTGTTCAGCGCGGGTTTTAGTTGGCTTTTTGATGCGATGGATGTAGGTTTGCTCTCATTTGTGGTAACGGATCTGGCTAAAAAATGGTCGCTCACCTCTTCGCAAATCGGTGTGCTCACAAGTATAAATGCGGTCGGCATGGTCTTTGGCGCCGCGCTGGCGGGCATCTTTGCCGACCGTTTCGGACGGAAAACGATTTTGCTGTGGACGCTGTTGATCTTCTCTGTTGCCAGCGGCCTGTCGGCACTAGCCGCCAGTTTTGCCGTGCTGTGCCTGCTGCGCTTCATCGTCGGCGTCGGCCTTGGAGGGGAGCTGCCGGTAGCCTCTACACTGGTCTCGGAATCGGTAGCGGTTAAGGATCGAGGCCGGGCCGTTGTGCTGCTGGAGAGCTTTTGGGCGGTCGGCTGGATTGCCGCAGCGGTCGTAGCCTATTTCGTCATTCCGAAATACGGCTGGCAAGCCGCTTTTGTTATTGGTGCTGTGCCGGCTCTGTACGGCCTATATTTGCGCCGGGCGATCGAGGATTCGCCTGAGTATTTGAATCGCAGGCGGGAACCGAAGCTGTCGTTTGGGGAGCGGTTTGCGCGCGTTTGGTCGAAGGAGGCCCGCCGTTCAACGCTGATGCTGTGGATTTTATGGTTCACGGTTGTCTTTTCTTATTACGGCATGTTTCTGTGGCTCCCGACCGTTATGGAGGCCAAAGGCTACAGCATGGTGCGCAGCTTTGAATACGTCCTGCTGATGACGATCGCCCAGCTGCCGGGTTATTTTACAGCAGCCTATCTGATCGAGAAGCTCGGCCGCAAATTTGTGCTTGTCGTCTATTTGCTGATGACGGCTTTAAGCGCCTTATGGTTTGGACATGCCGCTTCGGAAGCTTCGCTGCTAACGGCGGGCATCTGTTTGTCCTTCTTTAATTTGGGGGCCTGGGGAGCCATGTATGCGTACAGTCCTGAACAATATCCGACTAAGCTGCGGGCTACAGGGGTAGGTATGGCTACGGCTTTCGGCCGGATCGGCGGGGTGATCGGACCGCTGCTGGTCGGCCTAATGCGGGATCAATCGGTCCCTATTGCCACGATATTTACGATGTTTTTTATTACAGTGCTGGTTGGCGCTGCGGCCGTTCTGTTTCTGGGCAAAGAAACTAAAGGTCTAGAGATTAACGAATGA
- a CDS encoding MFS transporter, with product MGQSEKLWSKSFIVLTASYLLLFLSLQMLLSPFPAYVKDRFHPGDFTVSLVTSLFALAAIGTRLAIVPVLRRVHRNVVLFVGLLIAAVATILYGLAGSIGAVLALRVLFGIGFGMASTVMPTLVSQIIPKLRLGEGIGYFGLSTSMAMSFGPMIGLSVMDGLGFKPLTVLGTLSVVLIVPLLLLTRSVPPQPAKTPVHHLEHTGEPVKPPRYINRKIALPALLNTLLSLTYGSLLGFLALYGKEIHLGQIGLFFLFNAITVLIIRPISGRLFDSKGPVAVLIPSGVAVFGSLLLLSYVHSLPLLVVSALLYGLGFGAIQPATQAWMLRESPSTSHGAVNSLYYNSIDLGVAAGSMLLGIVASHTGYAVMYRWASCIMLLFLVVFLVGRMLSAGRQSAK from the coding sequence TTGGGGCAGTCAGAGAAGCTTTGGAGCAAATCTTTTATTGTACTTACAGCGAGTTACCTGCTTTTATTTCTAAGTCTGCAAATGCTGCTTTCGCCTTTCCCGGCTTATGTGAAAGACCGGTTTCATCCCGGCGATTTCACAGTCAGCCTCGTTACCAGCCTGTTTGCTTTAGCTGCGATCGGCACCCGGCTGGCGATCGTTCCAGTATTAAGAAGAGTCCATCGCAACGTTGTGTTATTTGTTGGCCTTCTGATCGCGGCGGTGGCCACGATCCTCTACGGATTAGCTGGTTCCATAGGCGCGGTATTGGCGCTTCGCGTCTTGTTCGGTATTGGATTCGGGATGGCCAGCACGGTGATGCCCACGCTGGTTTCCCAGATCATTCCCAAACTTCGTCTTGGTGAAGGCATCGGCTATTTTGGTTTGTCCACGAGTATGGCTATGTCCTTCGGCCCGATGATCGGTTTGTCGGTGATGGACGGATTAGGCTTTAAGCCGCTGACGGTACTTGGTACCTTATCGGTGGTTCTTATTGTGCCGCTGCTGCTGCTAACCCGGAGTGTGCCTCCTCAGCCTGCCAAAACCCCGGTTCATCATCTGGAGCATACGGGAGAGCCTGTCAAGCCGCCTCGTTATATCAATCGAAAAATCGCCCTGCCAGCGCTGCTGAACACGCTTCTGTCCTTAACCTACGGCAGCTTGCTCGGCTTTCTCGCTTTGTATGGCAAAGAAATTCATTTGGGCCAGATCGGCTTGTTTTTCCTGTTTAACGCCATAACGGTTCTAATCATCCGTCCTATATCCGGCCGGTTATTTGACAGCAAAGGGCCTGTGGCAGTTCTCATTCCTTCGGGCGTGGCTGTTTTTGGCAGCCTATTGCTGCTGTCTTATGTGCACAGTCTGCCGCTGCTGGTTGTCTCGGCTTTGCTATACGGCCTTGGCTTTGGTGCTATTCAGCCGGCTACGCAGGCCTGGATGCTTCGGGAAAGTCCCTCCACCAGCCACGGGGCCGTTAATAGTTTGTACTATAACTCCATCGACTTGGGTGTTGCAGCAGGCTCGATGCTGCTCGGAATTGTAGCCTCCCATACCGGATATGCCGTTATGTACCGCTGGGCATCCTGTATTATGCTGTTGTTCCTCGTTGTGTTTCTGGTTGGTCGAATGCTGTCTGCAGGCCGACAATCCGCGAAATAA
- a CDS encoding MarR family winged helix-turn-helix transcriptional regulator, translated as MNKGLDESLGFLLGVAYRKVAQLFQHQLNDHNLTPEQWAVLYRISEEEGLIQREIGKRAEKDKPTTTRILVALEQKGLIRKIEGAEDRRSFRVYSTPEGKAKVREIEPLERAAMKEASADLSEEEYTLLIGLLRRVIRNSEDRLSAE; from the coding sequence TTGAACAAGGGACTGGACGAGTCGCTTGGTTTTTTGCTTGGTGTGGCTTATCGGAAGGTTGCGCAGCTGTTTCAGCATCAGCTCAATGATCACAATCTCACGCCTGAACAGTGGGCGGTCCTATATCGGATCAGTGAAGAGGAAGGGCTCATTCAAAGGGAAATCGGCAAACGGGCGGAAAAAGATAAACCGACAACTACCCGGATTTTGGTTGCTTTGGAACAGAAGGGCCTGATCCGCAAGATAGAAGGGGCGGAAGACCGCCGTTCTTTCCGCGTGTACAGTACGCCGGAGGGGAAAGCAAAGGTGCGCGAGATCGAGCCTCTGGAACGAGCCGCGATGAAAGAGGCCAGCGCAGATCTTTCCGAAGAGGAATACACGCTGCTGATCGGTCTGCTCCGGAGAGTGATCCGCAATTCGGAAGACCGGCTTTCAGCCGAGTAA
- a CDS encoding PAS domain S-box protein, with protein sequence MNQPTWPAEVIAHIPDVVFGLTREGICLLVSPSAEKVLGFSPEQISGQSFFDFCHPDDQQRMRVLIAAGEGAGVCQGKTSSGAYVPLGFIVKPMILEGQQAVIAVARDISERMRKERTLEQAMDITSIGVWEWDFAAGVVTLSESVCRMCGLGEEGRVASPSELVQEIHPDDRSELVQAVKSAKEGGTLNGIFRTSNGLQYLHFRATITKDTNGDPVLMNGTIQDVTERKKVERQLQETVERYTSLKKYNYDAVFSLDLQGRIINGNKVAEHMTGYMASEMSGQPFVRFVGEDKLPPIFEGQINENLIKQIIHRDGTATEVLSTFAPIIINGEQVGLYVIAKDISEQKKLLVAKEAAERTNKAKSQFLAMMSHEIRTPMNGVIGMTDLLLESEGLNETQVEYVHMIRKSGELLLSIINDILDFSKLESGRTPLLSSTFSLRECLQETIQLLSTQALEKHLSLNYEVQADVPDQLTGDVGKLKQVLVNLIGNAIKFTFEGSVLVTVSRPASEDGKQKLQFTVRDTGIGIPEQQREHLFEPFYQLDYYRNRTSEGTGLGLAISKQLVEMMGGEIWVDESQPMEGSTFSFTVSAHFPASQPEEGSAGGAWQTAMNMEKRSLSILVAEDNEINQKVIRKMLEKQGHSVEVVDNGHKVITAVKQRAFDMIFMDVLMPEMDGLEAARILNRDYPKEQRPVIIAVTANALPDDREKCLAAGMDDYMSKPLKSQAIADMIKKYFHL encoded by the coding sequence ATGAACCAACCGACATGGCCAGCTGAAGTGATCGCGCATATACCGGATGTAGTGTTTGGCTTGACCCGGGAAGGAATTTGTTTGTTGGTTTCTCCTTCCGCCGAAAAGGTGCTTGGATTCTCACCTGAACAGATCAGCGGGCAAAGTTTTTTTGACTTTTGCCATCCGGATGATCAGCAGAGGATGCGGGTGCTGATTGCGGCGGGGGAAGGAGCAGGAGTTTGTCAGGGAAAAACTAGCAGCGGTGCGTATGTCCCTTTGGGGTTTATAGTGAAACCCATGATACTGGAGGGACAGCAGGCTGTTATAGCCGTTGCCAGAGATATTTCGGAACGGATGCGTAAGGAACGAACCCTTGAGCAGGCAATGGACATCACGTCTATCGGCGTTTGGGAATGGGACTTTGCGGCAGGCGTAGTTACGTTGTCTGAATCTGTGTGCCGTATGTGCGGACTTGGTGAGGAAGGCAGGGTGGCTTCGCCCTCTGAGCTTGTACAGGAGATCCATCCCGATGACCGTTCAGAGCTGGTACAAGCGGTTAAATCCGCTAAGGAAGGCGGAACTTTAAACGGGATTTTTCGTACTTCAAACGGACTTCAGTATTTGCATTTCCGGGCTACCATAACGAAAGATACAAACGGCGATCCGGTGTTGATGAATGGAACCATTCAGGATGTAACGGAACGTAAGAAGGTGGAGCGGCAGCTTCAGGAAACGGTGGAGCGCTACACCTCTCTGAAGAAATATAATTATGATGCCGTGTTCTCTCTGGATCTGCAGGGACGAATTATTAACGGAAATAAAGTAGCAGAGCATATGACCGGCTATATGGCTTCCGAAATGTCGGGACAGCCTTTCGTCAGGTTTGTGGGAGAGGACAAGCTCCCGCCCATATTTGAAGGTCAGATTAATGAGAATCTGATCAAACAAATCATTCATCGCGACGGGACGGCCACCGAGGTGCTTTCTACGTTTGCGCCAATCATTATTAACGGGGAGCAGGTCGGCCTCTACGTGATCGCGAAGGATATCTCCGAGCAGAAGAAGCTGCTGGTCGCCAAAGAAGCTGCGGAACGGACGAATAAGGCCAAAAGCCAGTTTCTGGCCATGATGAGCCATGAAATCCGCACGCCGATGAATGGCGTTATTGGCATGACCGACTTGCTGCTGGAATCTGAAGGGCTGAATGAAACCCAGGTTGAATATGTCCATATGATCCGGAAGAGCGGTGAACTGCTGCTCAGCATCATCAACGATATTCTGGACTTCTCCAAACTGGAGTCGGGCAGAACGCCTTTGCTAAGCAGCACCTTTTCTTTGCGGGAATGCTTGCAGGAAACGATTCAGCTCCTGTCTACCCAGGCTTTGGAGAAGCATCTTTCCCTGAATTACGAGGTGCAGGCGGATGTACCCGATCAGCTGACCGGGGATGTCGGAAAGCTGAAGCAGGTGCTTGTTAATCTGATCGGGAATGCGATCAAATTTACATTTGAAGGTTCGGTGCTTGTCACCGTATCCCGACCTGCCTCCGAAGATGGGAAGCAGAAGCTTCAGTTCACGGTACGGGACACCGGCATCGGAATTCCGGAGCAGCAGCGGGAGCATTTGTTTGAGCCTTTTTACCAGTTAGATTACTACAGAAATCGAACAAGTGAAGGCACAGGTCTGGGATTGGCCATATCGAAACAGCTCGTCGAGATGATGGGCGGCGAGATCTGGGTGGATGAATCCCAGCCGATGGAAGGGAGCACGTTCAGCTTTACGGTGTCGGCCCATTTCCCTGCTTCTCAGCCGGAGGAAGGGTCAGCTGGTGGTGCTTGGCAGACAGCGATGAACATGGAGAAACGTTCGCTTTCGATTTTGGTGGCCGAGGATAATGAAATCAACCAGAAGGTCATCAGGAAGATGCTGGAGAAACAGGGGCACTCCGTTGAGGTGGTAGACAACGGTCATAAGGTGATAACTGCTGTTAAGCAGCGTGCTTTCGATATGATCTTCATGGACGTGCTGATGCCGGAGATGGACGGTCTTGAAGCGGCACGGATCCTGAACCGGGACTATCCGAAGGAACAAAGACCGGTCATTATTGCGGTAACAGCGAACGCGCTTCCTGATGATCGGGAGAAATGCCTGGCAGCCGGTATGGATGACTATATGAGCAAACCTTTAAAAAGTCAGGCGATCGCGGATATGATCAAGAAGTATTTCCACCTGTAG
- a CDS encoding manganese-dependent inorganic pyrophosphatase codes for MGKVLVFGHKNPDTDTICSAIAYAYLKQQLGVDAEAVRLGTVNGETQFALDRFGAEAPRLVEAVAGEAQEVILVDHNERQQSASDIDKVRVIEVIDHHRIANFETSGPLYYRAEPVGCTATILKKLYKENGVEIPANIAGLMLSAIISDSLLFKSPTCTDEDVAAARELAKIAGVEAEVYGLDMLKAGADLSQKTIADLVSLDAKEFQMGGSKVEIAQVNAVDVNDVLSRQAELESALSGIIEEKGLDLFLFVVTDILNNDSVGIALGNKAAAVEKAYNVTLENNKAVLKGVVSRKSQIVPVLTDTFNSL; via the coding sequence ATGGGAAAAGTATTGGTCTTTGGTCATAAGAACCCGGACACGGACACGATTTGCTCGGCAATTGCTTATGCTTACCTGAAACAACAGCTGGGAGTGGACGCGGAAGCGGTCCGCCTGGGCACGGTAAACGGCGAAACCCAGTTTGCGCTGGATCGTTTTGGAGCGGAGGCGCCTCGCCTGGTTGAGGCGGTAGCCGGTGAAGCCCAAGAGGTTATTTTGGTGGATCATAACGAACGCCAGCAAAGCGCATCTGATATTGATAAAGTACGAGTGATCGAGGTCATCGACCATCACCGGATCGCGAATTTTGAAACGAGCGGCCCGCTGTATTACCGCGCTGAGCCTGTAGGCTGCACGGCAACGATTCTGAAGAAGCTGTACAAGGAGAACGGAGTGGAAATTCCGGCTAACATTGCAGGTTTGATGTTGTCCGCGATCATTTCGGACTCCCTCCTGTTCAAATCCCCAACCTGCACGGACGAAGATGTAGCCGCTGCGCGCGAACTGGCTAAAATCGCCGGCGTAGAGGCTGAGGTTTACGGCCTGGACATGCTGAAGGCTGGTGCGGATCTGAGCCAGAAGACCATTGCGGATCTGGTATCCCTGGATGCCAAAGAATTCCAAATGGGCGGTTCCAAAGTAGAAATCGCACAGGTCAACGCTGTAGACGTGAACGATGTGCTGAGCCGTCAGGCTGAACTGGAATCTGCTTTGTCCGGCATTATCGAAGAGAAGGGTCTTGACCTGTTCTTGTTCGTCGTAACGGACATTCTGAACAACGACTCTGTCGGCATTGCCTTGGGCAATAAAGCTGCTGCTGTGGAGAAGGCGTACAACGTGACGCTTGAAAATAACAAAGCCGTGCTTAAAGGTGTTGTGTCCCGCAAATCCCAAATTGTCCCTGTATTGACCGATACATTTAATAGTCTGTAA
- a CDS encoding YfiT family bacillithiol transferase: MEMDVRYPIGKFEWEGEISAEQRERWIQEIEELPGRLREAVAGLTPEQLRLPYRDGGWTITQVVHHLADSHMNSLIRFKLALTEDTPTIRPYYEDRWAELADGVSGQLELSLTLLEALHQKWVILLRSMHEEDFARSFLHPESGSLIRLDYGLGNYVWHGNHHLAHITGVRRRLPL, from the coding sequence ATGGAGATGGATGTACGGTATCCAATCGGCAAGTTTGAATGGGAAGGCGAAATTTCAGCGGAGCAGCGGGAGCGCTGGATTCAGGAGATCGAAGAGCTTCCGGGCCGGCTTAGAGAAGCGGTTGCCGGGCTTACGCCGGAGCAGCTCAGGCTGCCTTACCGCGACGGAGGCTGGACCATCACTCAGGTTGTGCATCATTTGGCGGACAGCCACATGAACAGTCTGATTCGCTTCAAACTGGCGCTTACCGAAGACACACCGACGATCAGACCTTATTACGAGGATCGCTGGGCGGAGCTGGCTGATGGTGTAAGCGGGCAGCTTGAACTCTCCTTGACGCTGCTAGAGGCACTGCACCAGAAATGGGTCATTTTGCTGCGTTCTATGCATGAAGAGGATTTTGCGCGCTCATTTCTCCATCCTGAATCGGGGTCGCTTATCCGATTAGACTATGGATTGGGCAATTATGTTTGGCACGGCAACCATCATCTGGCACACATCACCGGAGTAAGACGCCGCTTGCCGTTATAA
- a CDS encoding NAD-dependent epimerase/dehydratase family protein — translation MKILILGGTRFFGKRLVEKLIEAGDEVTIATRGLAADTFGDQVKRVQTDRQEKASLEALAAHGPWDLIYDNICFASTDASDAVETFSGLTERYILTSTLSVYDQGREAWKEEDVDTLHHPVTPGRSRDFSYAEGKRQAEAVLFQQARFSAAAVRIPFVIGEDDYTERMLFHVRQAREGAAVQAYNPDARISFISSEETAQFLFWLGRSTLQGPVNAASSGTLSLTDIMRTVREVTGANADIEVIQASSEPDKQRLSPYAIEDDYGLDTTTAEQAGYTFTKIADWFPDLIRTLDKQVTG, via the coding sequence ATGAAAATATTAATTTTGGGCGGTACACGTTTCTTTGGCAAAAGATTGGTGGAGAAGCTGATCGAAGCCGGAGACGAGGTTACGATAGCGACCCGGGGATTGGCGGCTGACACGTTTGGAGATCAGGTAAAACGGGTTCAAACCGACCGTCAGGAGAAGGCCTCGCTCGAAGCCCTGGCTGCTCACGGGCCTTGGGATCTGATTTACGACAACATCTGCTTCGCTTCGACAGACGCCAGTGATGCGGTCGAAACCTTTAGCGGCCTTACCGAAAGATACATCTTAACCTCCACCCTGTCCGTTTACGACCAAGGCCGTGAAGCCTGGAAGGAAGAAGATGTCGATACCCTGCATCACCCGGTGACTCCGGGAAGAAGCCGGGATTTCAGCTACGCCGAAGGCAAACGTCAGGCCGAAGCCGTACTGTTTCAACAAGCGCGGTTCTCTGCCGCGGCGGTGCGGATTCCTTTTGTGATCGGGGAGGACGACTACACGGAGCGGATGCTTTTTCATGTCAGACAAGCCCGCGAGGGAGCCGCTGTCCAGGCCTACAATCCGGACGCACGCATCTCCTTTATCTCTTCCGAGGAAACGGCACAGTTTCTGTTCTGGCTCGGCCGCAGTACCTTGCAAGGCCCCGTCAACGCGGCTTCGTCCGGAACCTTGTCTTTGACGGACATTATGCGGACGGTTCGGGAGGTCACGGGCGCAAACGCAGACATTGAAGTGATTCAGGCGTCCAGCGAACCCGACAAACAGCGACTGTCGCCTTATGCGATTGAAGACGATTATGGGCTTGATACCACCACAGCGGAGCAAGCCGGATATACCTTCACCAAAATTGCTGACTGGTTCCCGGACCTGATCCGTACGTTGGATAAACAGGTGACGGGCTGA